A window of Desulfocurvibacter africanus subsp. africanus DSM 2603 contains these coding sequences:
- the amt gene encoding ammonium transporter, with protein sequence MSYEPVDLLWVLMAASLVFLMQAGFMCLETGLTRTKNSINVAIKNLADFVISVFTFWAVGYGLMFGASTAGIVGWSHFALPLDGEPWLAAFFFFQAMFCGTATTIFSGAVAERMRFSAYVIVSFIVSALIYPLFGHWAWSGLGHGELTGWLGAMGFVDFAGSTVVHSVGGWVSLAALLVIGPRQGRFDAQGRPREMTASNLPLSVLGAMLLWFGWFGFNGGSSLALTADVPLIIARTTLAGAMGGLSCLGMGWLLTSVPRVAWLINGVLGGLVAITAGCHVVDATGAAIIGLVAGPVCLASERLLDRLRIDDAIGAVPVHLACGIWGTLAVALLGNPELIGTGLTRAGQIQVQILGIGAACGVSFVLTYLLLRLVNRVHPLRVSPDDEAVGLNISEHGARNDLADLFMAMDQQAATGDLSLRVPEEPFSEAGLIARRYNQVMDALESAVTKTEAIVRTAADAIVTFGGDSLLVMGCNPAAEAAFGYNQANLAGKPLSTILGGNGSGLMRELLAGRSLEVLCHRADGSRFPAEALVTEATTGSVRFCIGTFRDITERRRAEEILRSSKTMYKTLFENSGTALFVAETDGSICLVNSEFESFSGYSRDEIEALMTYRYFFMGEALETVERCHDLFREGVRRSPQSFEAVFTDRLGAGKPVYVTIAIFPGTSRALFSLMDLSDVKQAEQALVEQRAFFQELFESSPLGIMLLDTEGQILNVNRGLERLFGYGREELRGHFSRSALVPEERAMEAENFFRLVVAGRPFQSETWRKHKNGELIPVSVVGYPVLMEGKIKGVYSIFSDISERKAFEEQLTHQAFHDALTGLPNRLLFHERLERALERAKRRPDYRFAVLLVDLDRFKWVNDSLGHMAGDELLVGISRRMECCLRSMDTVARLGGDEFGVLLEEFRNHREIVQITKRILSVIEEPFIVEGTTVFTSASIGMVLRTREYMTAEDLLRDADIAMYRAKEMGKARFKVFNRLMHENAVRVLRLETELRHAVQNEELRVHYQPIVSVLSGRLEGFEALARWEHPERGLVQPAEFIPLAEETGLIVSLGKWILTEACRQLACWDVECPEACGLNMSVNISGKQLMQEDLVEFIQGVLRETGIAPQRLKLEITESVVMQDVKATVDKLNELKALGVALVIDDFGTGYSSLSYLQRFPIDMLKIDRSFISGLQGTGDNLEIIRTILSLARNLGLGVVAEGVELASQLQTLRDLDCDEAQGFMFSRPVAREEAKALIRLLLAKN encoded by the coding sequence ATGAGCTACGAGCCAGTGGATCTGCTCTGGGTTCTCATGGCGGCCTCGCTGGTGTTCCTCATGCAAGCCGGTTTCATGTGTCTTGAGACTGGTCTGACACGCACGAAGAACAGCATAAATGTGGCCATCAAGAACCTGGCCGACTTCGTCATATCCGTCTTCACCTTCTGGGCCGTTGGATACGGGCTCATGTTCGGCGCGAGCACGGCCGGCATCGTGGGTTGGAGCCATTTTGCGTTGCCGTTGGACGGCGAGCCGTGGCTCGCCGCGTTCTTTTTTTTCCAGGCCATGTTCTGCGGCACGGCCACGACCATCTTTTCGGGCGCCGTGGCCGAGCGCATGCGTTTCTCCGCCTACGTCATTGTGTCCTTCATCGTCTCCGCCCTTATCTATCCACTGTTCGGCCATTGGGCCTGGAGCGGGCTTGGGCACGGAGAACTCACGGGATGGCTGGGGGCAATGGGCTTCGTGGACTTCGCCGGCTCCACCGTGGTGCACAGCGTGGGCGGCTGGGTCTCGTTGGCCGCGTTGCTCGTCATCGGTCCCAGGCAGGGGCGTTTCGACGCCCAGGGCCGACCCAGGGAAATGACGGCCTCGAATCTGCCTTTGTCCGTGCTCGGAGCCATGCTGCTGTGGTTCGGCTGGTTCGGCTTCAACGGCGGCAGCTCCTTGGCCCTGACCGCCGACGTTCCGCTCATCATCGCCCGCACGACCCTGGCCGGCGCCATGGGCGGCCTGTCCTGCCTGGGTATGGGCTGGCTGCTGACCTCCGTACCCAGGGTGGCCTGGCTCATCAACGGCGTCCTTGGCGGCCTGGTGGCCATCACAGCCGGCTGCCATGTGGTGGACGCCACGGGCGCAGCCATCATCGGCCTGGTGGCCGGCCCGGTCTGCCTAGCCTCGGAAAGGCTGCTGGATCGGTTGCGCATCGACGACGCCATAGGAGCCGTGCCCGTGCACCTGGCCTGCGGCATATGGGGCACCTTGGCCGTGGCCCTGCTGGGAAACCCGGAGCTTATCGGCACGGGTCTGACCAGGGCCGGCCAAATTCAGGTGCAGATCCTGGGCATAGGCGCGGCCTGCGGCGTGTCATTTGTGCTGACCTACCTGCTCCTGCGGCTCGTGAACCGCGTGCACCCGTTGCGCGTCTCGCCTGACGACGAGGCCGTGGGCTTGAACATCTCCGAGCATGGCGCGCGCAACGATCTGGCCGACCTCTTCATGGCCATGGATCAGCAAGCGGCCACGGGCGACCTGTCCCTGCGCGTGCCCGAGGAGCCTTTCAGCGAAGCTGGGCTCATCGCCAGGCGCTACAATCAGGTCATGGACGCCCTGGAATCCGCCGTGACCAAGACCGAGGCCATCGTGCGCACGGCGGCCGACGCCATCGTGACCTTCGGCGGCGATTCGTTGCTGGTCATGGGCTGCAATCCGGCGGCCGAGGCGGCCTTCGGCTACAATCAGGCGAATCTGGCCGGCAAGCCGCTGTCCACCATCCTGGGCGGCAACGGCAGCGGGCTCATGCGCGAGCTCCTGGCCGGCCGCAGCCTGGAAGTGCTCTGCCATCGGGCCGACGGCAGCCGCTTCCCGGCTGAGGCGCTGGTGACCGAGGCGACCACGGGGAGCGTACGCTTCTGCATCGGCACTTTCCGGGACATCACCGAGCGCAGGCGCGCGGAGGAGATCCTGCGCTCCTCCAAGACCATGTACAAGACGCTCTTCGAGAACTCGGGCACGGCCCTATTCGTGGCCGAGACCGACGGGAGCATATGTCTGGTTAACAGCGAGTTCGAGTCGTTCTCCGGTTACAGCCGGGACGAGATCGAGGCGCTCATGACCTACCGTTACTTCTTCATGGGCGAGGCTCTGGAAACAGTGGAGCGTTGCCACGACCTTTTCCGGGAGGGCGTGCGCCGTTCGCCCCAATCCTTCGAGGCCGTGTTCACCGACCGCCTGGGCGCGGGCAAGCCCGTGTACGTCACGATAGCCATCTTCCCCGGCACCAGCCGGGCGCTCTTTTCGCTTATGGACCTTTCGGACGTGAAGCAGGCCGAGCAGGCTTTGGTGGAACAGCGGGCCTTTTTTCAGGAACTGTTCGAAAGCTCGCCGCTGGGCATCATGCTCCTGGACACCGAGGGGCAGATCCTCAACGTCAACCGCGGCCTGGAGAGGCTTTTCGGCTACGGCCGCGAGGAGCTGCGCGGCCACTTCAGCCGATCGGCCCTGGTGCCCGAGGAACGGGCAATGGAGGCCGAGAACTTTTTCCGCTTGGTGGTGGCGGGCCGGCCCTTCCAATCCGAGACGTGGCGCAAGCACAAGAACGGCGAACTCATTCCCGTATCCGTCGTGGGCTACCCAGTGCTCATGGAAGGCAAGATCAAGGGAGTCTACAGCATCTTTTCCGACATCTCGGAGCGCAAGGCCTTCGAGGAGCAGCTCACGCACCAAGCCTTCCATGACGCCCTGACCGGCCTCCCCAACCGCCTGCTGTTCCACGAACGGTTGGAACGCGCCCTGGAGCGCGCCAAGCGCCGCCCGGATTACCGCTTCGCCGTGTTGCTGGTGGATCTGGACCGCTTCAAGTGGGTCAACGATTCCCTGGGCCATATGGCGGGCGACGAGTTGCTGGTGGGCATCTCCAGGCGCATGGAGTGCTGCCTGCGCAGCATGGATACCGTTGCGCGGCTGGGCGGCGACGAATTCGGCGTGCTTCTGGAGGAGTTCCGCAACCATCGCGAAATCGTCCAGATCACCAAGCGTATCCTGAGCGTCATCGAGGAACCCTTCATCGTGGAGGGCACCACGGTCTTCACCAGTGCGAGCATCGGCATGGTGCTGCGCACGCGCGAGTACATGACCGCCGAAGATCTGCTGCGCGACGCGGACATCGCCATGTACCGCGCCAAGGAAATGGGCAAGGCCCGTTTCAAGGTATTCAACCGCCTCATGCACGAAAACGCGGTGCGCGTGCTGCGCCTGGAAACCGAGCTGCGCCATGCCGTGCAGAACGAGGAGCTGCGCGTGCACTACCAGCCCATCGTTTCAGTGCTCAGCGGGCGACTGGAGGGCTTCGAGGCCCTGGCGCGCTGGGAGCACCCCGAGCGGGGCCTGGTTCAGCCGGCGGAGTTCATTCCCCTGGCCGAGGAGACCGGGCTCATCGTTTCTCTGGGCAAATGGATCCTGACCGAGGCCTGCCGGCAACTGGCCTGCTGGGATGTGGAATGTCCCGAAGCCTGCGGTCTGAACATGAGCGTGAACATTTCGGGCAAGCAGCTCATGCAGGAGGATCTGGTGGAGTTCATCCAGGGCGTGCTGCGCGAGACGGGCATCGCCCCGCAACGGCTCAAGCTCGAGATCACCGAGAGCGTGGTCATGCAGGACGTCAAGGCCACGGTGGATAAACTCAACGAGCTCAAGGCGCTGGGAGTTGCCCTGGTTATCGACGACTTCGGCACGGGCTACTCCTCGCTGTCCTACCTGCAACGCTTCCCCATAGACATGCTCAAGATCGACCGTTCCTTTATCAGCGGCCTGCAGGGAACCGGCGACAATCTGGAGATCATCCGCACCATTCTCTCCCTGGCCCGCAACCTGGGTCTCGGTGTGGTGGCCGAGGGCGTGGAGTTGGCCTCACAGCTCCAGACCTTGCGTGACCTGGACTGCGATGAGGCTCAGGGGTTCATGTTTTCCCGGCCGGTGGCGCGGGAGGAGGCCAAGGCTCTCATCCGGCTCCTGTTGGCCAAGAACTGA